Proteins encoded together in one Miscanthus floridulus cultivar M001 chromosome 16, ASM1932011v1, whole genome shotgun sequence window:
- the LOC136514468 gene encoding embryogenesis-associated protein EMB8-like yields MEAAASSAGESAGELLLRAAALVPWTRYALAALAVAAVLLYRFLELHFLGDLLRGLRGGRVSLTFHPESQVYHRVASKCRSLHGRYLATPWLASPHLQTLFLSISGRPPSFTYRRQLYTVRDGGTIALDWLLASDLEAGDVGTSDGTISKDDSTPLLVVIPGLTSDSSAAYVKHLVFSMAIKGWNVVVSNHRGLGGISITSDCFYNAGWTEDMREVVNFLHQEYPKAPLFTVGTSIGANIVVKYLGEEGENTPVAGAASICSPWDLLVTNRFISRKLVQRCYDRALAIGLKGYAKLHQPVLARLANWEAITSSHSIREFDRHATCVVAKYETVDTFYRKCSSANYISNVSVPLLCISALDDPLCTREAIPWDECRANKNIVLATTPNGGHLAFFEGLTARKLWWVRPVSEFLCALHDGPYMHRQKAQEHDLHSSLESSIDKSPYVNFMEDGMVAAVTNDGPNNGESLHNKNFGEIELNDSMVVQHVQQNQNTGAIQNESDSWVDDKNSSEGNVMTVRAHGGSQEQREEPYANEICEAIGPVKKSINQLSRSQGRSVWLLAYIALVTSWPLLGALGFFFFRKRFINSVLARKLKKL; encoded by the exons ATGGAGGCTGCGGCCTCCAGCGCCGGCGAGTCGGCGGGCGAGCTGCTTCTCCGCGCGGCGGCGCTGGTGCCGTGGACGCGCTACGCCCTCGCGGCGCTCGCCGTCGCCGCGGTGCTCCTGTACAGGTTCCTGGAGCTCCACTTCCTCGGCGACCTCCTCCGCGGCCTCCGCGGCGGCCGCGTCTCGCTTACCTTCCACCCCGAGTCTCAAGTGTACCACCGGGTCGCCTCCAAGTGCCGCTCGCTGCACGGCAG GTACCTGGCGACGCCGTGGTTAGCGAGTCCTCATTTGCAGACGTTGTTCCTGAGCATATCTGGCAGGCCACCTTCATTCACCTATCGGAG GCAGCTGTACACTGTTCGTGACGGTGGGACCATTGCCTTAGATTGGTTACTAGCCTCTGATCTTGAAG CTGGAGATGTTGGCACTTCTGATGGAACCATTTCTAAGGATGATTCAACACCCCTTCTTGTTGTGATACCTGGATTAACTAGTGATTCTAGTGCTGCT TATGTGAAGCACTTGGTCTTTTCTATGGCAATCAAAGGATGGAATGTTGTTGTAAGCAACCACAGGGGTCTGGGTGGCATCTCCATAACA TCAGATTGCTTTTACAATGCTGGGTGGACAGAAGATATGCGTGAAGTCGTTAATTTCCTTCATCAAGAGTATCCGAAGGCTCCACTATTCACTGTTGGGACAAGCATTGGTGCCAATATTGTG GTCAAGTATCTTGGAGAAGAAGGTGAAAATACACCTGTAGCTGGTGCTGCATCTATTTGTTCTCCCTGGGATCTGCTG GTGACCAACAGATTTATTTCACGCAAGCTTGTGCAGCGATGTTATGATAGAGCTCTTGCGATTGGTCTCAAAGGATATGCAAAACT ACATCAACCAGTCTTGGCACGACTTGCTAACTGGGAAGCTATTACATCG tCACACTCTATCCGGGAATTTGACCGCCATGCCACTTGTGTTGTTGCGAAATATGAG ACAGTGGACACATTCTACCGCAAGTGCAGCAGTGCAAATTATATCAGCAATGTGTCAGTTCCCCTGCTTTGTATCAGTGCCTTAGATGACCCCCTCTGCACAAGGGAGGCCATTCCCTGGGATGAATGCAG GGCAAACAAAAACATTGTATTGGCAACTACACCTAATGGCGGACATCTTGCTTTCTTTGAAGGCCTAACTGCTAGAAAGCTTTG GTGGGTACGGCCTGTTTCCGAGTTCCTCTGTGCTCTGCATGATGGCCCCTACATGCATCGGCAGAAG GCACAAGAGCATGATTTGCACTCATCGTTGGAATCATCAATTGACAAGAGCCCATATGTGAATTTCATGGAAGATGGAATGGTAGCTGCAGTAACAAATGATGGTCCTAACAACGGTGAATCCTTGCATAACAAGAATTTTGGTGAAATTGAACTCAATGATAGCATGGTTGTCCAACACGTACAACAGAATCAAAACACCGGAGCAATACAAAATGAGAGTGACAGTTGGGTGGATGATAAAAACAGCTCAGAAGGGAATGTGATGACTGTTCGAGCCCATGGAGGATCTCAAGAACAGCGAGAAGAGCCATATGCGAACGAAATCTGTGAAGCCATTGGTCCTGTTAAGAAATCCATAAACCAACTCAGTCGATCCCAGGGGAGGTCAGTCTGGTTGCTTGCTTACATTGCTCTTGTAACCTCTTGGCCGTTGCTTGGGGCCCTAGGTTTTTTCTTCTTCAGGAAAAGGTTTATTAATTCTGTGTTAGCTAGGAAGCTGAAGAAATTGTGA
- the LOC136512644 gene encoding subtilisin-like protease SBT3.11 translates to MKKTSSQLRQLSNPLLILLFLTAAAAMAAETEKQAAPAAQETAVHIVYVDRPEDADPEEFHLRTLTPVLGSEQKARDAVLYHYKTAASGFSAKLTPQQVEALKEQPGVLQVVPSQTYQLHGPGSGTRQGTTRTLGLT, encoded by the exons ATGAAGAAGACCAGTTCCCAGCTCCGGCAGCTTAGCAACCCTCTCCTGATCCTCCTGTTcctcacagcagcagcagccatggcggCCGAGACGGAGAAGCAGGCGGCCCCCGCGGCACAGGAGACGGCCGTGCACATCGTGTACGTCGACCGCCCCGAGGACGCCGACCCCGAGGAGTTCCACCTCCGCACCCTCACCCCCGTCCTCGGCAG CGAGCAGAAGGCCAGGGACGCGGTGCTCTACCACTACAAGACCGCCGCCAGCGGCTTCTCCGCGAAGCTCACCCCGCAGCAGGTCGAGGCTCTCAAGG AGCAACCAGGTGTTCTCCAGGTTGTGCCGAGCCAGACTTACCAGCTACATGGTCCTGGGTCTGGCACTCGCCAGGGCACGACACGCACCTTGGGCCTTACGTGA